Genomic window (Ureibacillus composti):
AACTTGATCGCGTAACTTTTCATTCTTAATCACAATTGAACCGTTTAACCGTGAACTTTCCGGAATAATATTAGAATCATGAGTTGAACGGTAATCTCCAATCATAATTAATTCAATTTCATCTGGTCTAATGCCTTTTATCACATTTGTACCTAATGATGCCTCAATTTTAGAACGTACCTTGTTTGGATCCACCTTAGCATCTGAGGAATTTAACTCTTTCCCTTTTATATTCAAGAAAAAACCATCTGCTGTAATGTTCGAATAACCGGTAGTTAACCCAATTGCTCCTTCCTTTAAATTAGGTATTAAATGTAATGCGTAAATTTCTTCGACTTCATTTATAGCCCCACTCTCAATTAATGCCTGAGCACCACCCGGTTGCTGTTCCTCACCATCCTGAAAAATGAATTTCACCCTACCTCTTAGCTGATTTTTCATTTTTGATAGAACACAAACCGTTCCCAATAATATTGCGGTATGAGCATCATGGCCACATGCATGCATGACACCATCTACTGTCGACTTAAACGGTAGATCTGTTTTCTCTTGAATTGGTAAAGCATCTATAGCAGCACGTAACGCAATGGTTTTACCTTCCCCTGCACTACCCACTAATGTAGCCACAATACTTGTAACAGTTGGTCTGGATAACTCCAAGTTTGGGAAAGAGGCTAAAATATCATAAATATAATTAGAGGTATTAAAACCTTGAAACGACAATTCAGGATGTTGATGTAAATATCGCCTCCATTCAATTATTTTTTCATACGGTATTTCACTAGTCCAGTCGCCCATACTTTCCTCCGACGATTGATAAATTATTTATTATCTTTTACTTATTAGCTTTCTTTCTTCTTAGAAGATTATTCGCATTAACCGAGAAAAAATAAAAGAGCTGTTCATTGAGAATAATGATGAACAAACTCTTTTGATTTAATATATTTTATTTTAATGCAAGCCAAACTCGATTTTGTTCTTCCTGTACAGAAATAGGACGACCATAAAATGCAGAAAGTGTTGATTCTGTTAGAAGTTCCTGCGATAAACCTTTTGCAAATACCTGTCCTTCTTTTATTAATAATGTATGGTTAAAACAAGGTAAAATCTCTTCTGTATAATGTGTAACAAGAATTAATGTTGGAGCATCTTCTCTTTCAGCTATTTTCCCAATAAAATGAAGCAGCTCTTCTCTTGATATTAAATCTAATCCATTACATGGTTCATCTAAAATTAAAATTTTTGGATTTGCCATTAAAGCTCTAGATATTAGAACACGTTGTCTTTCACCTTGAGAAAGATACTCGAATTGTTCGTCTTCTAAATGACTACAATTTAATAGCTCCATATAATGGCGAGCTAACTCTACATCCTTTTTTTCAACTTCTTCATATAACCCAATTGAACCAAACTTCCCACTTAAAACAATACTTAATACACTATCAAAACCTCTTAATTGCTTTTGGAGCGAGGAACTTACTAACCCAATTTCTTCACGAAGTTTAGGAATATAAGATTTACCAAAGACATGATCTAAAACCTCAACATCACCTTTTGTAGGAAAAATATATCCATTCACAATATTTAATAGAGTCGTCTTCCCAGAACCATTTAATCCTAGAATTGACCAATGTTCCCCATTTTTCACTTGCCAATTAATATCCTTTAATATTTGCTTTTTATTTCGATAAACAGACACATTTTCTAATGTAATCATTTGCTCTTCCCCCAATGCAACACTGTTATTAATCTTTCATTCTTTTCTTATATTGAACTATAAAAATAACAAATAATGTTCCCGCGCATAGAATATTTAAAATTGCTAATACTCTTTCTTCATTCCAATACAAGAAGCTTTGGAAGATGAAAATTAATATTAATCCAATGCCAATAAATCGCATTAGGCCAGGTGATTGTTTCAGCATTTTATTCACTCCAATAAATCAAGTGCCGAAACAATCTACCAAAATAGTTTCACATCTTGTAAAGGTAAAATTCTCATTTTAGATACTCCTAAAACAGAATCTGATGGAATTAGTCCAAAGTGTCGACTATCTTGACTTCGTAAACGATTATCTCCAAGAACAAAAAGATACCCATTTGGAACTACATTTTCACCTGTAATTTCTTCCAAAGTGAAATTTTCAGTAATTCGATTTTTTATATTAAGGCTTGATTCTCTATTTACATATGGCTCTTCATATTGTTTGTCATTTACTATTAAAATATCATCTTTCATTTCAATAGTATCGCCAGGAAGTCCGATCACACGCTTAATATAATACTCATCTTCATAAGGTGACTTGAACACGATTTGGTCAAAACGATCTATGTCACTAATTTTACTGACAATGATGACATCTTCACTTTCATATGTTGGCATCATAGAAGCACCTTTTACAACAATCGGCGAAAAAATATATTCGCGGCATAAAAAAGCAATCATGATTCCAAGAAAAATGGCTTTAAACCAAGACATCAAAGTTTTAGTCGTATTTATATTTTCGTCCATGTCACCACTCACCACCCCTTACAGAATATTTTGTATATTTTATATTTTACATCAATTATTCGGAGTTTGGGAAATAGTAAATTAAAAAACATCATGCTAATAAATTTTTTAAATGATTTTTAACTTCTGGCCATTCATCTGAAGTCACACTATACATCACTGTATGTCTTATAGATCCATCTTTTCTGATCATATGATTTCGTAATATCCCTTCAAATGTTGCACCAATACGTTCAATCGCTTTTTGTGAACGCTTGTTTTCATGATCTGTTTTAATTTGAACTCGATGCCAGCCAAGAGTTTCAAAACAATAGTTTAATAATAGGTATTTACAATTAGTATTAATTGGACTTTGCCAAACACTCGGTGTTAACCAAGTAAATCCAATCTCTCCTCGCTTATGATTTTCTGATATATCCATTAATTTAGTAGAACCAATTATTTTGTTAGTCTTTGCACTAACAATAACAAATGGCACTTCTGTACCGGTTTTTTTTAGTTGAAGTGAAGTTTCTACATACTTCCGTACATCCTCAACGGTATTAATGGTAATCGACATGTGTATCCAAATTTCAGGATGACATGCAACAGCATAGATCCCATCAACATCCTCTAATTCCATTGGTCTTAACCTTACTATCTCATTTTCTAACCGAATAATCTCTTCCATCCCCTCACTCCTCCCACTAATAATTCTACTTTACCATGATTTTTCTTAATTATTCCAATTAAAAAGTGGAAGGTTTCCCCTCCACTTAAATATTATGTGTATTGTCTCATCCACATCATAAAATTGTTAACTACGGAATCAATAAACAATACAGTCGGTTCATCGATTAGATTCCCTTGTTCATCAAATTTAGTGTGACATGCTCCTACATACACTTCATTCCCCATTAATACAGGTGAGGATAATCCTCCTGCAAATAAAATATCGCGAAGATGCATTTGAGCTTTTACTGTCCCTAAGTTACCCATGGACGCCCCCATAATCCAGGAAGGCTTCCCAATCATGACTTTATCTACACGTGAAAGCCAATCAATTGCATTTCCTAATACACCTGGAATTGTTGCATTATATTCTGGTGTAACCCAAAGAACTGCATGAGATTCTTTTACTTTCGCTTTAAAGTCGACAATCTCTTGAGGAGGATTTTCTTCAATATCTTGGTTATACATTGGAAGGTTCTCTAAACTAAGAACTTCCATGTCAAAATGATTTTTATAACGCGATTGAATAAAATTCGCTAATTTTTTGTTATAAGAATCTTTACGTATACTACCGACAATTGCCACAATTTTCATCTCGCCAATCTCCTTTTAGTAAACTGTAATCATTTTTGTTTTTCCCTTCTACCAAAAAAATCATGACTGTTATGTTGTACCATCCAATAAATCTCTATTTTTTAAGAAATTCAAATCCTATCTAGCCTATTAATACCATATAAAAAACCCTTTCTTCAAAATGAGAAAGGGTTTGGTCAACTCTTATTTGTTTCGAATTGTTTTTAATGCAGTACTCCAAGAGATCACTTGGTCTAACATATCTTTAACTGATTGTTCTTGTACTTCTTTTGGTTTGAACACGTTCCCATTTTCAAAATCAGTGAATAATGATAATGCTGGGTGTACTCGAACGTCTGCAACTAACAATTCACCTAAAATTCCACGTAAATGTTCTGCTGCACGTGCACCACCTACAGAACCGTAAGAAACGATACCGGCCGCTTTATTATTCCATTCTGCACGAAGTAAGTCTAATGCATTTTTAAGAGCACCTGTGATTGAGTGGTTATACTCTTGTACGATGAAGACAAACCCGTCACAACCATTAATTTTTTCCTGCCATTGTGGAATACCTGAAGCGTCACCATTTGGATCACCTAAGAAAGGTAATTTATAATCTGCAATGTCAATAATTTCGTAAGTTGCATCACCGCGGCTATCAGCGACTGTTTTAACCCATTCGCCAACTTGAGGACTAACGCGACCTTCACGTGTGGAACCTAAAATAATACCAATTTTCAACATTTTGCTTCCTCCATTTTGATCATTAATAACTTCCTTATTAATACCAAGTAAATTACTTAAAAAGCCCATGTAGCTTCCTGAGCCTTTAAGGACTATTTACAATATAGAAATTCCCAACATCTCAGAATAATATTCAAAAGTAACTGACCGCAAGAAGTATTTTACAGAATAAAGGCAGCTAAATATTATAAATGGATTTAAAGGAAGCGTTTATGTAGACATCTTCAAACCTCGAATGGAAAAACCAATCTATAACTGATTTGCATGAAGTCCAACCTTTTTTAAATAATCAATTAAAGTACTTACTTCTTGATCTGAAAGCTTATCAAAAATCTCTTCAATTTTCTCTACATGTTCAGGAAAGATTTTATCCATTAGTTCTTTCCCGTTCTCTGTGATTCCTGCATATGTGACCCGTCGATCTGTTGGACAAGCACGTCGCGTTACATAATTCTTTTCCTCTAACTTATCAACCACGTATGTAATACTACTACTAGCAATCAATATTTTTTTACCGATTACTTGGATAGGTTGGTCACCCTTATGGTACAACAATTCAAGAACAGCAAATTCTGTTTGATTTAAATTATATTTAGCAATATCTTTTTTTGTTGCATCTTGAACTGATTGTGCAGAACGAAGTAGGACAGTGAAAGCCTTTAATTTTTCATTTATTTCCAATGTCAACTTCTCCTTTCCCCTTCTTATCTCGAATATAAATATCTTTAATTCGAAATAAATGATATCATTGGATTACTTACATGTCAAATAAAGTAGGCTCCTAGTAAAAAGACTCAAATCCACTTCTAGCAGGTAATTGTAATTTTAATACACATACTTGCACAAAATACAGTGGGATCTAGATGTAAACACTCGGATAGCAAGATTTTTATAGTGTTAAGGTGATGGTTGTTGCTTGCACAAAGCATAATAAGGGGCTGTTCACTTATCAACAGCCCCTATTAACTAGTTACATCAATCGTTTTCCGCAACAAATTTTAATTTCATTAATTTATTGTTCCAAAATCTTTCATAGTAAGAAAGCCAATCTCTCAATTCAGTTAAAGGTTCGGGGTGTAATCTATAAATTTTCTCTCTACCGGATTTTGTTCCATTGACGAGATTAGCTTTCTCTAATACATGAAGATGCTTGGCAATAGCCGTTCTACTCATATCAAAGTGTGATGTAATTTCAGCGATGGAAAGGTTGTTATCTAATAATAAATGAAGAACTTCACGACGTGTCGGATCTGCTATCGCCTGAAATACATCATAGTTTTGAGCTGTAGACATATTACGCTTCAACTACTTCTTTAAATTTATGTTGTACAATGCTTACCCATCCTTTTGACATAGTATCTCTAATAACAGAGCTTGGTTTTTGGGCTTTCTCAATAATTTCCTCTCCTTCTTTCCAACCTCCATGAATGAGAGTAAATTCAGTTTGATCTCCAACTTCTTTTAAAATGAATGTGACAACCCAACCATCTGTATCCCATTGAAACGATAGGCGATTAGGTTTATCAATTTCTAAAACCTTGCAAGGCGAAGGACCAAATGGAGATTGAATATGAAATTCAAATCCTTCTTCTAATTTAAAATCATTTGGCATAAACCAAGATGCAATACCTTCTGCTGTAGAAACATAGTTCCAAACCTTTTGAATTGGTGCATTTACTAAAACAGTTTGTGTTATATCAGGTAATTTATTGTTCATAGTTATTCTCCTTAATTTAAATATAAAACCAATTAGTTTCACTTCCTTATTATATAAAACCAAATGGTGTTATGTCAAAGGTCAAAATTCACTATTAGATTATGACTGACTATAAGTTAACTTCTGAAAGTTTTTTTGAAGATCCTCAACTACATATTGTATACTTGGAAGCTCATTGATTTCTGGAATTTCTTTCTTTGTTACACTCGTTTGATGATTTGCAGCAATTGCCATTGTTTCAAAAATAAAAAGGATTTGAGAAATCTTTTTCTCTGACAATACGGGACGATCCTTTACGTTAGAATACTTCTCCAATAAGAAACCTAACTGTTCAACAGAATAAACAATTGCCCAATAGTATTCAATTGCTTTTTTATCCACTGGTATTTCACCAGTAGCTGTATCATAAACCGTTTTTAAATTTTTTATATTCGTTTTCATTTTATTGATTTCTGAATTGTTTTTTAAATCAATTTTTCGTTCTTGATCCGAAAATAAGGCGAATAACATTTGAGCTTGACTACGTATTGTTTTTGATACTAAATGAGGCAATCTACTCGATGCAGACTTTTTCCCAACAAACCAAACACCTATTAGTCCAATTATTACCCCTATTACAACGTCAATTAATCTAGCTGAAGCAAAATAAGTAAATGCAAACTTGCCTTGTGAACCGCTTTCTGCCATTAATAATGCATTGGGTGTAAAGAAAAGAGCTGCTAATCCGTAATTCTTAACAATAAACAATTCGGTTATAAACGTTAAAAGGAATACTAAACAGGGAATCACAAATCCTGATGGATGAAAGGCAAGAATAACGCTTGCAATTAAGATACCCACTACTGTGCCAAAACTTCGCTGTATTGCACGATGAAACGTTGCAACTGCATTAGCACCAGACATAACTGCAACACAAGATAATGGTACCCAGAAAGAACGGTTTAATTCAAATTCATAGGCTAGTATAGCTGCAAGTATTATAAAAAGACCAAACCTTAAAGAATTGATAAAAATAATTGAATTTTTATCGAATGCCCCTAATAGAGTTTGTTTTACAGATGGACTTGATCTATGCATTTGTTCTTTCAAATTTAAACTACTTTCATTTAGACTATCTTTTGCAGCTGCTATTTCCATAAACAATAAAGTACTCTTTTCGTCCATTTCATTCGGATGAGGTAAATTATTATTTAATGAATCATTAACTATAGAGCCCGATTCAATCAATCCAGCTATTATTCGAACAGCTTCGCCAAATTCTGAGGATAGACTCTCTTTGCATTCATCAAATTCATTTACAACATATAAGAATATTTTATTAGCATAAATATTTAAAACAATTAATCGCTTATATATATCTTTTGTATGCCAGGGGTTGTTTCCCACCGTTAACGTTTGATCTGCTTCTTTTAATGAAGACATCACTTTATTTTTTGCATCATTAAATTTTTCTGTTCCTATAGAATCAACTAGGTTTGCTAGATCTAGGTAAGTTCGTCTTACAACATCTTGTTCTGGACCATGTGGATTAAATAACCAACCACTCATAGCAATTAACCATGAAAGGACTCCCCCGAGGAATGTCAATCCTGCACGTAAAAAAGCTTCATTAGGTGCAGTTGGCATCCCCGTTGTCATCGCAAAAACTAAAACAAAAAAGATAGCAGAAGGACCAATAAATCGAAATGCTCCGAAAATAAACATTGCTAAACTTCCAATGATACCCATCATGATTGCAGTGATGATGGGATACGGAGCAGCTATTGTTCCAAGGAAAACACACGCGGTAATTCCTAGCACACAAAAGGTTAATTTCTTTGCTAATTGTGCATAAGGTATCGGAAATACGT
Coding sequences:
- a CDS encoding amidohydrolase, translated to MGDWTSEIPYEKIIEWRRYLHQHPELSFQGFNTSNYIYDILASFPNLELSRPTVTSIVATLVGSAGEGKTIALRAAIDALPIQEKTDLPFKSTVDGVMHACGHDAHTAILLGTVCVLSKMKNQLRGRVKFIFQDGEEQQPGGAQALIESGAINEVEEIYALHLIPNLKEGAIGLTTGYSNITADGFFLNIKGKELNSSDAKVDPNKVRSKIEASLGTNVIKGIRPDEIELIMIGDYRSTHDSNIIPESSRLNGSIVIKNEKLRDQVEIRVKNTIEHITALYDAPYELKYVRGYPSVNNSLELVVKAKKATTKVLGEGFMYDLPRLKLSEDFSTYTKEIKGCLLWLGAGNEEQGHGYMNHHPNFKISEASLINGVKVQVQIVLDGLGI
- a CDS encoding ABC transporter ATP-binding protein, which gives rise to MITLENVSVYRNKKQILKDINWQVKNGEHWSILGLNGSGKTTLLNIVNGYIFPTKGDVEVLDHVFGKSYIPKLREEIGLVSSSLQKQLRGFDSVLSIVLSGKFGSIGLYEEVEKKDVELARHYMELLNCSHLEDEQFEYLSQGERQRVLISRALMANPKILILDEPCNGLDLISREELLHFIGKIAEREDAPTLILVTHYTEEILPCFNHTLLIKEGQVFAKGLSQELLTESTLSAFYGRPISVQEEQNRVWLALK
- the lepB gene encoding signal peptidase I, with protein sequence MDENINTTKTLMSWFKAIFLGIMIAFLCREYIFSPIVVKGASMMPTYESEDVIIVSKISDIDRFDQIVFKSPYEDEYYIKRVIGLPGDTIEMKDDILIVNDKQYEEPYVNRESSLNIKNRITENFTLEEITGENVVPNGYLFVLGDNRLRSQDSRHFGLIPSDSVLGVSKMRILPLQDVKLFW
- a CDS encoding GNAT family protein: MEEIIRLENEIVRLRPMELEDVDGIYAVACHPEIWIHMSITINTVEDVRKYVETSLQLKKTGTEVPFVIVSAKTNKIIGSTKLMDISENHKRGEIGFTWLTPSVWQSPINTNCKYLLLNYCFETLGWHRVQIKTDHENKRSQKAIERIGATFEGILRNHMIRKDGSIRHTVMYSVTSDEWPEVKNHLKNLLA
- a CDS encoding NADPH-dependent FMN reductase; the encoded protein is MKIVAIVGSIRKDSYNKKLANFIQSRYKNHFDMEVLSLENLPMYNQDIEENPPQEIVDFKAKVKESHAVLWVTPEYNATIPGVLGNAIDWLSRVDKVMIGKPSWIMGASMGNLGTVKAQMHLRDILFAGGLSSPVLMGNEVYVGACHTKFDEQGNLIDEPTVLFIDSVVNNFMMWMRQYT
- a CDS encoding NADPH-dependent FMN reductase gives rise to the protein MLKIGIILGSTREGRVSPQVGEWVKTVADSRGDATYEIIDIADYKLPFLGDPNGDASGIPQWQEKINGCDGFVFIVQEYNHSITGALKNALDLLRAEWNNKAAGIVSYGSVGGARAAEHLRGILGELLVADVRVHPALSLFTDFENGNVFKPKEVQEQSVKDMLDQVISWSTALKTIRNK
- a CDS encoding MarR family transcriptional regulator, producing MEINEKLKAFTVLLRSAQSVQDATKKDIAKYNLNQTEFAVLELLYHKGDQPIQVIGKKILIASSSITYVVDKLEEKNYVTRRACPTDRRVTYAGITENGKELMDKIFPEHVEKIEEIFDKLSDQEVSTLIDYLKKVGLHANQL
- a CDS encoding metalloregulator ArsR/SmtB family transcription factor yields the protein MSTAQNYDVFQAIADPTRREVLHLLLDNNLSIAEITSHFDMSRTAIAKHLHVLEKANLVNGTKSGREKIYRLHPEPLTELRDWLSYYERFWNNKLMKLKFVAEND
- a CDS encoding SRPBCC domain-containing protein, with the protein product MNNKLPDITQTVLVNAPIQKVWNYVSTAEGIASWFMPNDFKLEEGFEFHIQSPFGPSPCKVLEIDKPNRLSFQWDTDGWVVTFILKEVGDQTEFTLIHGGWKEGEEIIEKAQKPSSVIRDTMSKGWVSIVQHKFKEVVEA
- a CDS encoding FUSC family protein, whose product is MWKTEKTPSIFKQALIVNKKPFPWLKAFLAGVATGLPICIGLLFGSLEYGLIAGLGGFTYLYVFPIPYAQLAKKLTFCVLGITACVFLGTIAAPYPIITAIMMGIIGSLAMFIFGAFRFIGPSAIFFVLVFAMTTGMPTAPNEAFLRAGLTFLGGVLSWLIAMSGWLFNPHGPEQDVVRRTYLDLANLVDSIGTEKFNDAKNKVMSSLKEADQTLTVGNNPWHTKDIYKRLIVLNIYANKIFLYVVNEFDECKESLSSEFGEAVRIIAGLIESGSIVNDSLNNNLPHPNEMDEKSTLLFMEIAAAKDSLNESSLNLKEQMHRSSPSVKQTLLGAFDKNSIIFINSLRFGLFIILAAILAYEFELNRSFWVPLSCVAVMSGANAVATFHRAIQRSFGTVVGILIASVILAFHPSGFVIPCLVFLLTFITELFIVKNYGLAALFFTPNALLMAESGSQGKFAFTYFASARLIDVVIGVIIGLIGVWFVGKKSASSRLPHLVSKTIRSQAQMLFALFSDQERKIDLKNNSEINKMKTNIKNLKTVYDTATGEIPVDKKAIEYYWAIVYSVEQLGFLLEKYSNVKDRPVLSEKKISQILFIFETMAIAANHQTSVTKKEIPEINELPSIQYVVEDLQKNFQKLTYSQS